The following are encoded together in the Naumannella cuiyingiana genome:
- a CDS encoding ABC transporter permease: protein MSLWPYLTDPANWSGAGGIGDLLAQHLVYTFLALLVAGLIAVPAGIAIGHTGRGDFVVAGLSNAARAIPTLGLLVLIVTIFGRELWAIVAALAVLAIPPILTATAAGVRGADRGAVTAAHAMGMTDRQVITGVELPLATPLIISGFRSAALQVVATATVAALAASGGLGRLVVDGQRQGPNGYPEVFAGAVLVAALAIILEALLGGAGALARRRTRRGARA, encoded by the coding sequence ATGAGCCTGTGGCCCTATCTCACCGATCCGGCGAACTGGTCGGGTGCCGGCGGCATCGGCGATCTGTTGGCCCAGCACCTCGTCTACACCTTCCTCGCGCTGCTGGTGGCGGGCCTGATCGCCGTGCCTGCAGGCATCGCCATCGGTCACACGGGCCGCGGCGACTTCGTCGTCGCCGGGCTGAGCAATGCCGCGCGGGCGATCCCCACTCTCGGTCTATTGGTGCTGATCGTGACGATCTTCGGCCGCGAGCTGTGGGCGATCGTCGCCGCGCTCGCCGTGCTGGCGATCCCGCCGATCCTGACCGCGACGGCGGCGGGGGTACGCGGGGCCGACCGCGGCGCCGTGACCGCCGCCCACGCGATGGGGATGACCGATCGCCAGGTGATCACCGGTGTCGAGCTGCCGCTCGCCACGCCGCTGATCATCTCCGGCTTCCGGTCCGCGGCCCTGCAGGTGGTCGCAACCGCGACGGTGGCCGCGCTCGCGGCCTCGGGCGGGCTCGGCCGGCTCGTGGTCGACGGCCAGCGGCAGGGGCCGAACGGGTATCCGGAGGTCTTCGCGGGCGCCGTCCTGGTCGCGGCGCTGGCGATCATCCTGGAGGCCCTGCTCGGTGGCGCGGGCGCGCTCGCGCGACGGCGTACCCGTCGCGGGGCACGCGCCTGA
- a CDS encoding ABC transporter substrate-binding protein encodes MRILRKFLTGPRRALLAGVAGAAALTLAACGANSNPMADPTAGEAPAGGEVVVGSANFTESAIIAELYAGAMRGAGVNASTRTNIGSREIYIGALRDGSVSMVPEYTGNLLEYLDPESGAKDREDVDRDLPKVAEEQSLKVLDQSKAANQDVYVVTQQTAQESGVRSLADLAGKSDRWVLGGPGELADRPYGPKGLEDVYDAKFGEFRAYDALAVKVKDMNDGKVQVADFFSTDSAIADNNYVVLEDPAGLILPQNVVPLTRADFTDDAAITAVNKLQQQLTTEDLQALNAQVDNDHLNPDQVAADYLQSKGLGGS; translated from the coding sequence ATGCGCATTCTCCGAAAGTTCCTGACCGGCCCGCGCCGCGCGCTGCTGGCCGGCGTGGCCGGCGCGGCCGCCCTGACGCTCGCCGCGTGCGGCGCCAACTCCAACCCGATGGCCGATCCGACCGCCGGCGAGGCTCCGGCGGGCGGCGAGGTCGTCGTCGGCTCGGCCAACTTCACCGAATCGGCGATCATCGCCGAGCTCTACGCCGGGGCGATGCGCGGCGCGGGGGTGAACGCGTCGACGCGGACCAATATCGGCAGCCGCGAGATCTACATCGGCGCGCTGCGCGACGGGTCGGTGTCGATGGTGCCGGAGTACACGGGCAATCTGCTCGAATATCTCGATCCCGAGAGCGGTGCGAAGGACCGCGAGGATGTCGACCGCGACCTGCCGAAGGTCGCCGAGGAGCAGAGCCTGAAGGTGCTCGACCAGTCCAAGGCGGCCAACCAGGACGTCTACGTGGTCACCCAGCAGACCGCGCAGGAGTCGGGGGTGCGCTCGCTCGCCGATCTGGCCGGAAAGTCCGACCGCTGGGTCCTCGGCGGCCCGGGCGAGCTGGCCGACCGGCCGTACGGCCCGAAGGGGCTGGAGGACGTCTATGACGCGAAGTTCGGCGAGTTCCGCGCCTATGACGCGCTGGCGGTCAAGGTCAAGGACATGAATGACGGCAAGGTGCAGGTGGCCGACTTCTTCAGCACCGACTCCGCGATCGCCGACAACAACTACGTCGTGCTTGAGGATCCGGCGGGGCTGATCCTGCCGCAGAATGTGGTGCCGCTGACCCGCGCCGACTTCACCGACGATGCGGCGATCACTGCGGTCAACAAGCTGCAGCAGCAGTTGACCACCGAGGACCTGCAGGCGCTGAATGCGCAGGTCGACAATGATCACCTCAATCCGGATCAGGTCGCCGCGGACTATCTGCAGAGCAAGGGGCTCGGGGGGTCCTGA
- a CDS encoding ABC transporter permease produces MNVAWIARNLDQIGARLVEHLALSIIPVVVALLIAIPLGYLVSRTGRFASVIITIAGLVYAIPSVALFVVMPLFLGTRILDPINVVVALTVYSLALLLRSVVDGFRSVPPAVRNASVAMGYGRARRVFGVELPLAMPVIFAGLRVVTVSNIALVTVGAVIGMGALGQYFDQGFREGFLTPIIVGIVLILILALLADLTILAIQRISLPWLAVTGRRGGAA; encoded by the coding sequence ATGAACGTCGCCTGGATCGCTCGCAACCTGGATCAGATCGGTGCGCGGCTGGTCGAGCATCTGGCGCTGTCGATCATCCCGGTCGTGGTGGCGCTGTTGATCGCCATCCCGCTCGGCTATCTGGTCAGCCGGACCGGCCGCTTCGCCTCGGTGATCATCACCATCGCCGGGCTGGTCTATGCCATCCCCTCGGTCGCGCTGTTCGTGGTGATGCCGCTGTTCCTCGGCACTCGCATCCTGGATCCGATCAATGTCGTCGTCGCGTTGACGGTCTATTCGCTGGCGCTGCTGCTGCGCAGTGTCGTCGACGGGTTCCGTTCCGTCCCGCCGGCGGTCCGCAATGCCTCGGTCGCGATGGGCTACGGCCGGGCGCGGCGGGTCTTCGGTGTCGAGCTTCCGCTCGCCATGCCGGTGATCTTCGCCGGGCTCCGGGTGGTCACCGTGTCCAACATCGCACTGGTCACTGTCGGCGCGGTGATCGGCATGGGGGCCCTCGGCCAGTACTTCGACCAGGGCTTCCGGGAGGGCTTCCTGACCCCGATCATCGTCGGCATCGTGTTGATCCTGATCCTGGCGCTGCTGGCCGATCTGACGATCCTTGCCATCCAGAGGATCAGCCTGCCCTGGCTCGCGGTGACCGGTCGGCGCGGGGGTGCGGCATGA
- a CDS encoding ATP-binding cassette domain-containing protein: MIEFDSVTKAFPDGTTAVEDLDLTIPSDGTTVIVGPSGCGKTTTLRMINRMLDPSSGSIRWDGTDIADVPVTRLRRQMGYVIQSGGLFPHKTVAENIGTVPRLIGWDARRISARTGELMELVDLDPALAKRYPAQLSGGQQQRVGVARALAADPVLLLMDEPFSAVDPLVRGDLQQMVKRLNTDLGKTIVLITHDIDEAITLGDEVVVMQRPGHVAQQGTPAQILTEPANPFVDAFVGKDRGYRALTFLPAGELDLTPADGPPPEGARTFPLSGSARVALDETLLSTDGRAYALDEGGRAVGMVGVDAIVAAADRQRALIKDS; the protein is encoded by the coding sequence GTGATCGAGTTCGACTCCGTGACCAAGGCCTTCCCCGATGGCACCACCGCCGTCGAGGATCTCGACCTGACCATCCCCTCCGACGGCACCACCGTGATCGTCGGACCATCCGGTTGCGGCAAGACCACGACCCTGCGGATGATCAACCGGATGCTCGACCCGAGCTCGGGGAGCATTCGCTGGGACGGCACCGACATCGCCGACGTGCCGGTCACCCGCCTGCGGCGGCAGATGGGCTATGTGATCCAGAGCGGCGGCCTGTTCCCGCACAAGACGGTCGCGGAGAACATCGGTACGGTCCCGCGGCTGATCGGCTGGGATGCGCGCAGGATCAGCGCCCGGACCGGCGAACTGATGGAGCTGGTCGATCTTGATCCGGCGCTCGCCAAGCGCTACCCCGCGCAACTGTCCGGCGGACAGCAGCAGCGTGTCGGGGTCGCCCGCGCGCTCGCCGCCGACCCGGTGCTGCTGTTGATGGACGAGCCGTTCTCGGCGGTCGACCCGCTGGTTCGCGGCGATCTGCAGCAGATGGTGAAGCGGCTGAACACCGATCTCGGCAAGACTATCGTGTTGATCACCCACGACATCGACGAGGCGATCACCCTGGGGGACGAGGTGGTGGTGATGCAGCGGCCCGGACACGTGGCCCAGCAGGGTACGCCGGCGCAGATCCTCACCGAGCCCGCGAACCCGTTCGTGGATGCCTTTGTGGGCAAGGATCGCGGTTACCGGGCGCTGACCTTCCTACCGGCCGGCGAGCTCGACCTCACCCCGGCGGACGGCCCGCCGCCGGAGGGTGCGCGTACCTTTCCGCTGAGCGGTTCCGCCCGGGTCGCCCTGGACGAGACGCTGTTGTCCACCGACGGGCGTGCCTACGCGCTCGATGAGGGTGGCCGGGCCGTCGGGATGGTGGGCGTCGACGCGATCGTCGCGGCCGCCGACCGCCAGCGTGCGTTGATCAAGGACAGTTGA